The Verrucomicrobium spinosum DSM 4136 = JCM 18804 genome includes a region encoding these proteins:
- a CDS encoding DapH/DapD/GlmU-related protein has protein sequence MSACFHMFSAGNYLDLSRTIHGLLFDDEQPVWSALTRIEGYLQFKLKPEILGNVSPKATLGDQVFIDEGSVVEAGAVIKGPAWIGKNCHIRSGAYIRENVIVGDGCVLGNSCEFKNCILFDNCEVPHFNYVGDAVLGYKAHLGAGVILSNVRLDRAPVVVHHGSERIATGLRKFSAVVGDHAEVGCNSVLSPGTLIGRRSIVYPCANFAGVLPESSILKVRQQHEVAERR, from the coding sequence ATGTCCGCCTGCTTTCACATGTTCTCCGCTGGCAACTACCTGGACCTTTCCCGCACCATTCACGGGCTGCTCTTTGATGACGAGCAGCCGGTCTGGAGCGCTCTCACCCGTATCGAGGGGTACCTACAGTTCAAGCTCAAGCCTGAGATCTTGGGTAATGTCTCGCCCAAGGCCACCCTCGGGGACCAGGTCTTTATTGATGAAGGCAGCGTGGTCGAGGCCGGAGCCGTGATCAAAGGCCCTGCTTGGATCGGCAAGAACTGCCACATCCGCTCCGGCGCGTACATCCGGGAAAACGTCATCGTGGGCGATGGGTGTGTGCTTGGGAACTCATGCGAGTTCAAGAACTGCATCCTGTTCGACAACTGCGAGGTGCCCCATTTCAACTACGTGGGAGATGCCGTCCTTGGCTACAAGGCCCACCTCGGAGCGGGCGTCATCCTCTCCAACGTCCGTCTCGACCGTGCCCCGGTCGTGGTCCACCACGGTAGCGAACGCATCGCCACCGGTTTGAGGAAATTCAGCGCCGTCGTCGGCGACCACGCGGAAGTGGGCTGCAACAGCGTCCTCAGCCCTGGCACGCTGATCGGGCGTCGCAGCATCGTCTATCCCTGTGCCAACTTTGCCGGCGTCCTGCCGGAGTCGTCGATTCTGAAAGTGCGCCAGCAGCACGAAGTGGCGGAACGACGGTAG
- a CDS encoding TIGR02206 family membrane protein encodes MPPAVEQTFRAYGPSHLAALLATVLVAAVMIWVARRGLGRTQRALEWLMAAALVVQWPVSYAYYVHAGTLTVDNQYPCHLCDLSALLGVVVLLTRRQFFCELLFFWGLAGTMQGMLTPALTTDFPSPRYFAFFLAHGGVVATALYGVLGLRRTPRAQAKWVAWGLINLYALIISGFNALTGANYGFLCRKPATASLYDLLGPWPWYIGAASLMALVIFILLDLPFVRGRSRAARGGK; translated from the coding sequence ATGCCGCCTGCAGTTGAGCAGACCTTTCGAGCCTATGGCCCCAGCCATCTGGCAGCTCTGCTGGCGACGGTGCTGGTGGCGGCGGTGATGATCTGGGTGGCCCGGCGCGGGCTCGGGCGCACTCAACGTGCCCTGGAGTGGCTCATGGCCGCGGCCCTGGTGGTGCAGTGGCCGGTGAGCTACGCCTACTATGTGCACGCGGGCACGCTCACAGTGGACAACCAGTACCCCTGCCACCTGTGCGATCTTTCCGCACTCCTGGGAGTGGTGGTGTTGCTCACCCGGAGGCAGTTTTTTTGTGAGTTGCTCTTCTTCTGGGGGCTGGCGGGCACCATGCAGGGCATGCTGACTCCGGCGCTTACCACGGATTTTCCCAGCCCACGGTACTTCGCCTTCTTCCTGGCGCATGGCGGTGTGGTCGCCACCGCACTCTATGGGGTGCTGGGGCTGCGGCGTACCCCCCGGGCCCAGGCCAAGTGGGTGGCCTGGGGCTTGATCAATCTCTATGCCCTGATCATCAGTGGGTTCAACGCCCTCACGGGGGCCAACTACGGCTTCCTCTGCCGGAAGCCCGCCACGGCCTCGCTGTATGATCTGCTGGGTCCCTGGCCCTGGTATATTGGCGCGGCGTCGTTGATGGCGCTGGTCATCTTCATACTGCTGGATCTGCCCTTTGTGCGAGGCAGAAGCCGGGCCGCCCGGGGTGGTAAGTGA
- the pyrH gene encoding UMP kinase, whose amino-acid sequence MPDEDTRKFKRVLIKLSGEALREVGSHDNISPPIVENIASQIKAAHQSGLEIAVVVGGGNFWRGISASNRGMERATADYMGMLATVMNSLAVQSMLEGMDVPTRVQSAIKMDNVAEPFIRRKAMRHLELGRVVIFAAGTGNPFFSTDTTAALRASEINADVVLKATKVDGIYDSDPNKNPNAVRYERLSYQEALTRQLKVMDATAFSLCQENNMPIVVFDMNGPDNIRRALTGESIGTIVSNDA is encoded by the coding sequence ATGCCAGACGAAGACACACGAAAGTTCAAGAGGGTCCTCATCAAACTTAGCGGCGAAGCCCTTCGTGAAGTCGGCAGTCATGACAACATCTCCCCGCCGATCGTTGAGAACATCGCCTCGCAGATCAAGGCGGCGCACCAGTCCGGTCTTGAGATTGCGGTGGTCGTGGGCGGCGGCAATTTCTGGCGCGGCATCAGTGCCAGCAATCGCGGCATGGAGCGCGCCACGGCCGATTACATGGGCATGCTAGCCACGGTGATGAACTCCCTGGCCGTCCAATCCATGCTGGAAGGCATGGATGTGCCCACCCGGGTGCAGAGCGCCATCAAGATGGACAATGTGGCGGAACCCTTCATCCGACGCAAGGCCATGCGCCACCTCGAGCTCGGTCGGGTGGTCATCTTCGCCGCCGGCACCGGCAACCCCTTCTTCTCCACGGACACCACGGCCGCCCTGCGCGCCAGTGAGATCAATGCCGACGTCGTGCTCAAGGCCACCAAGGTGGACGGCATCTACGACAGCGATCCCAACAAGAATCCGAACGCCGTTCGGTATGAGCGCCTTAGCTATCAGGAAGCTCTCACGCGGCAGCTCAAGGTGATGGATGCCACCGCCTTCAGCCTGTGTCAGGAGAACAACATGCCCATCGTGGTGTTTGATATGAACGGGCCGGACAACATCCGGCGGGCTCTCACTGGAGAATCCATTGGCACGATCGTCAGCAACGACGCGTGA
- the frr gene encoding ribosome recycling factor, producing MPLDTALLTSEENMTKAVEYAIHEFAAVRTGKASPALVENTDIWVNSYGSNMKLKQLAMISTPEPRLIRIEPFDPSTLKDIERGINASNLGLNPSVEGKVIRLPVPELSTERRQQMVKQVKGMAEDARVRVRAVRRESMEELKKLEKAGTITEDDLHRGEKEVQAFTDKKIAEIDQHVVSKEKEILTV from the coding sequence ATGCCCCTTGATACCGCCCTCCTCACTTCTGAGGAAAACATGACCAAAGCGGTGGAATACGCCATCCACGAGTTCGCTGCCGTCCGCACCGGCAAGGCCTCCCCGGCCCTTGTGGAGAATACGGACATCTGGGTGAACAGCTATGGCAGCAACATGAAGCTGAAGCAGCTGGCCATGATCTCCACCCCGGAGCCCCGGCTCATTCGCATCGAGCCGTTTGACCCGTCTACGCTGAAGGACATCGAGCGCGGCATCAATGCCTCCAATCTGGGCCTCAACCCCAGTGTCGAAGGCAAGGTTATCCGCCTGCCTGTGCCAGAACTCTCCACCGAGCGCCGCCAGCAGATGGTCAAGCAGGTCAAGGGCATGGCCGAAGACGCCCGCGTCCGCGTGCGCGCTGTGCGCCGTGAGTCCATGGAAGAGCTCAAGAAGCTCGAGAAGGCTGGCACCATCACCGAAGATGATCTGCATCGCGGTGAGAAGGAAGTGCAGGCTTTCACGGACAAAAAGATCGCAGAGATTGACCAGCACGTCGTTTCGAAGGAAAAGGAAATCCTCACCGTGTGA
- the lysA gene encoding diaminopimelate decarboxylase gives MHSFRYIQGRLHCENVDLESLSAKHGTPLYVYSKETITDHYKRLDGALDRLDHLICYAVKANSNLAILQTIADLGGGFDIVSGGELYRVIQAGGRASQCTFAGVGKTRAEIEYALQQGIYSFNAESEAELRQINEVAGTLGKKAPVALRVNPNVDAKTHKYISTGKSENKFGVDFDRILDAYAAIATECEHLDIRGLQMHIGSQLTSIDPFVEAAKKVAPLVEKLKERHHIKFFSIGGGLGIVYRESLDSGDQTWWGEKEEAERPLTIQSYADALVPILEPLKLRILLEPGRFMVGNAGALLSKVLYLKKGNAKKFVIVDAGMNDLIRPALYEGWHQITPLHKAEGAELEKVDVVGPICETGDFLAQDRELPPVQAGDTLAVLSAGAYGFTMASNYNSRPLAAEILVDGAEAHLVRERQTLDDLVRGEHLVQK, from the coding sequence ATGCATTCTTTCCGCTACATTCAGGGTCGCCTGCACTGTGAGAACGTTGATCTGGAATCCCTCTCCGCCAAACATGGCACACCGCTGTATGTGTACAGCAAGGAGACCATCACGGATCACTACAAGCGGCTGGATGGAGCGCTCGATCGCCTGGACCATCTCATCTGCTATGCGGTAAAGGCCAACTCCAACCTCGCGATCCTGCAGACCATTGCGGATCTGGGCGGTGGTTTTGACATCGTCTCCGGTGGTGAGCTCTACCGGGTGATTCAGGCCGGGGGCCGTGCCTCCCAGTGCACCTTTGCCGGGGTGGGCAAAACCCGTGCGGAGATCGAGTACGCCCTGCAGCAGGGAATCTACAGCTTTAACGCTGAGAGCGAGGCCGAGCTGCGGCAGATCAATGAGGTGGCTGGTACCTTGGGCAAAAAGGCCCCGGTGGCCCTGCGGGTGAACCCGAACGTGGATGCGAAGACCCACAAGTACATCTCCACAGGCAAGAGCGAGAACAAGTTCGGCGTGGACTTTGACCGCATCCTTGACGCGTATGCCGCGATCGCGACGGAGTGTGAACACCTGGACATTCGTGGTCTGCAGATGCACATCGGCTCCCAGCTCACGAGCATCGACCCCTTCGTCGAAGCTGCCAAGAAGGTGGCCCCTCTAGTGGAGAAGCTCAAGGAGCGCCACCACATCAAGTTCTTCAGCATCGGTGGTGGCCTGGGCATCGTGTATCGCGAGAGCCTGGACAGCGGTGACCAGACCTGGTGGGGCGAGAAGGAGGAGGCCGAGCGACCCCTCACCATCCAGAGCTATGCGGATGCCCTGGTGCCCATCCTAGAGCCCCTGAAGCTGCGCATCCTCCTGGAGCCCGGCCGTTTCATGGTGGGCAATGCAGGGGCCCTGCTCTCCAAGGTGCTCTACCTCAAGAAGGGCAATGCCAAGAAGTTCGTCATCGTGGACGCGGGCATGAACGACCTCATCCGCCCCGCCCTGTATGAAGGCTGGCACCAGATAACCCCCCTGCACAAGGCGGAAGGGGCCGAGCTGGAGAAGGTGGATGTGGTGGGGCCGATCTGTGAGACGGGCGACTTCCTGGCCCAAGATCGCGAGCTGCCCCCGGTGCAGGCGGGCGACACCCTGGCGGTGCTCAGCGCTGGGGCCTATGGGTTCACCATGGCGTCCAACTACAACTCCCGCCCGCTGGCGGCAGAGATCCTGGTGGACGGGGCGGAGGCGCATCTGGTGCGCGAGCGCCAGACGCTGGACGACCTGGTCCGCGGCGAGCATCTGGTACAGAAGTAG